In Thermoplasmata archaeon, a single genomic region encodes these proteins:
- a CDS encoding SPFH domain-containing protein, whose amino-acid sequence MFKKQAQVGSGDSVIGATTIIWEDQYKETNIMWKVPRNIRLNDNIVVREDEIAVFFRDGKVLTYFDKPDRYALTSLNAPVAGKLVQFLSGVQQQAEVYYLQRRFLDGKFGSKEPYIFNDADFGIVNLRVFGEYRYRISHPENFINQFVGTFNVETSADVESRMKDQMVILVYDTLGKMKAQGLKVTDLAANLTNIEQAVLANSPSHFDQYGLEINKISGLSINLPDEVQKAIDLRSQMSVLGVNYMQYQAGQAMVDAAKNPSGGAGAMTGLGVGLGAGMGVGGMMGGTMAGQMSQQQNQKKCIKCGAMIDANAKFCPVCGADQTQTAATITCPNCKAVVPAGTKFCPNCGTKLSGTITCPNCHAEVPVGTKFCPNCGYKITGA is encoded by the coding sequence ATGTTTAAAAAGCAGGCGCAGGTAGGAAGTGGAGATAGCGTAATAGGTGCTACCACAATAATATGGGAAGATCAATATAAAGAAACCAACATTATGTGGAAAGTTCCAAGAAATATCAGGTTAAATGATAACATAGTGGTAAGAGAAGATGAGATTGCTGTTTTTTTCAGAGATGGTAAAGTATTAACTTATTTTGACAAACCTGATCGATATGCGTTAACATCATTAAATGCTCCGGTTGCAGGAAAACTGGTCCAATTTTTGTCAGGAGTTCAACAGCAAGCTGAAGTCTATTATCTGCAGCGCAGGTTTTTGGATGGCAAGTTTGGCAGTAAAGAACCATACATATTCAACGACGCAGATTTTGGCATAGTGAACCTGCGTGTCTTTGGGGAGTATAGATACAGAATATCACATCCAGAGAATTTTATAAATCAGTTTGTAGGAACTTTCAATGTTGAAACCTCTGCAGATGTTGAATCAAGAATGAAAGATCAGATGGTAATATTAGTATATGATACATTAGGAAAGATGAAGGCGCAGGGATTGAAAGTTACAGATCTGGCTGCAAATCTAACGAACATAGAGCAGGCTGTGCTTGCAAATTCCCCTTCGCATTTTGACCAGTACGGATTGGAGATCAATAAGATATCCGGACTGTCCATAAATTTGCCGGATGAAGTACAAAAAGCAATTGATCTAAGATCTCAGATGTCAGTTCTGGGAGTGAACTATATGCAATATCAGGCTGGTCAGGCAATGGTAGACGCTGCAAAAAATCCAAGTGGAGGTGCAGGCGCTATGACGGGATTGGGTGTGGGATTAGGAGCGGGAATGGGTGTAGGCGGCATGATGGGTGGTACAATGGCCGGGCAGATGTCTCAGCAACAAAACCAGAAAAAGTGCATTAAATGCGGAGCTATGATAGATGCTAATGCAAAGTTCTGCCCTGTGTGCGGTGCAGATCAAACACAGACTGCAGCTACGATCACATGCCCAAATTGCAAGGCGGTTGTGCCGGCAGGTACAAAATTCTGCCCAAATTGTGGCACAAAACTGTCAGGTACCATAACATGCCCTAACTGTCATGCAGAGGTACCAGTGGGTACAAAGTTCTGTCCTAACTGTGGCTATAAAATTACAGGAGCGTGA
- a CDS encoding zinc ribbon domain-containing protein, with the protein MIYCSKCGAQLPDDAQFCYKCGTKVTTQPAQQAEAKPAEESHILKEMKCPNCGAPFSPKFGEMIITCEYCGSSITLSNEGWKQIQSHTMLPPKTLDNNQVIQVVKEWMDRGIFHKHVAEHSELKEISVSMVPYWIIPATATTNYVASETGESVATTVGTMVAAAALSSAVSRGRGPILAVGAPVNIKKSYTIHGEYQYPVVAIKGYQQYQALDYQFDIQNRALFDTTKIPKNIKVLNGDLGEEAAKNSAKGYINQLQDKKAHSQHHMIQSIQTNVNVSDGELLHVPIWVLKFLYKGKETMVFTVDGYSLKVMQEIK; encoded by the coding sequence ATGATATACTGTAGTAAATGTGGAGCACAATTGCCAGATGATGCACAATTTTGCTATAAATGTGGCACAAAAGTTACAACGCAACCGGCTCAGCAGGCAGAAGCGAAACCGGCTGAAGAATCACATATACTCAAAGAGATGAAATGTCCAAACTGCGGTGCACCATTTTCTCCGAAGTTTGGAGAGATGATAATTACCTGCGAATACTGTGGCAGTTCGATCACGCTTTCAAATGAGGGCTGGAAACAGATACAGAGCCATACCATGTTACCGCCAAAGACGCTTGACAACAATCAAGTCATACAGGTAGTAAAAGAATGGATGGACAGAGGCATATTTCACAAGCATGTGGCTGAGCATTCTGAATTAAAAGAGATCTCCGTGAGCATGGTGCCATACTGGATAATCCCAGCAACTGCAACCACTAACTATGTGGCATCAGAGACTGGAGAGAGCGTAGCCACGACAGTAGGTACAATGGTCGCTGCAGCAGCTTTGAGCAGTGCAGTAAGTCGTGGTCGTGGGCCGATACTTGCGGTAGGTGCACCTGTTAACATAAAAAAGAGTTATACAATACATGGAGAATACCAGTATCCAGTGGTCGCTATTAAAGGATACCAGCAATATCAAGCGCTAGATTATCAATTTGATATACAGAACAGAGCGTTGTTCGACACGACCAAGATACCAAAAAATATAAAAGTTTTGAATGGAGATCTAGGCGAGGAAGCTGCCAAAAATTCTGCAAAAGGCTATATAAATCAGCTACAGGATAAAAAAGCACATTCACAGCACCATATGATTCAGTCAATACAGACCAATGTAAATGTTTCAGATGGTGAGTTATTGCATGTGCCTATCTGGGTATTGAAATTTTTGTACAAAGGAAAAGAGACAATGGTATTTACAGTAGATGGCTATTCATTAAAAGTAATGCAGGAAATAAAATAG
- a CDS encoding tryptophan--tRNA ligase, which translates to MFIDPWSSQQFIDYNRLRREFGIEEFNFKLPDPQKLFRRNIIFGHRGFDTVYDAIVNHRKFAVLTGLMPSGKMHFGHKMTIDQVIYYQSLGADIYIAVADLEAYATRGKSFKETLKIAEEEYFLNYIALGLKSEHSQIYFQSLRKDVTDLAFIFSKRTNISEMKGIYGFKDETSIAHIESPLIQSGDILHVQLDKYSGPIPTVVPVGIDQDPHIRLAREFTRRVSFFSVQQTDNGLGIFIKQDNNVAELLNNVSDNLKKIGIKEIELNVPYKALYIKNFDLEKQSVIEKELLKIEKQEGGYGFYLPAATYHRLMTSLDGTRKMSSSVPDSYISLTEEPADVKKKMMNAKTGGGSTIEEHRKFGGKPEECSVYEYYVYHLVDDDNYLKEVHDTCKAGTRLCGNCKKEAIEKINLFLKDLKEKREIAKEELDKYVRFN; encoded by the coding sequence ATGTTTATAGATCCTTGGTCATCACAGCAGTTTATTGATTATAATAGGCTTCGAAGAGAGTTTGGAATAGAAGAGTTTAACTTTAAATTGCCAGATCCGCAAAAACTGTTCAGGAGAAATATAATATTCGGGCACAGAGGGTTTGACACTGTTTACGACGCAATAGTCAATCACCGGAAATTTGCGGTATTAACAGGATTGATGCCGTCTGGCAAGATGCATTTTGGTCATAAAATGACGATTGACCAGGTAATTTATTATCAATCTTTAGGTGCAGATATATACATTGCAGTTGCCGATCTAGAAGCGTATGCTACAAGGGGGAAAAGTTTCAAAGAAACTCTGAAAATCGCAGAAGAAGAGTATTTTTTAAATTATATAGCATTGGGGCTAAAATCTGAGCATTCTCAAATTTATTTTCAATCTCTCAGAAAGGATGTTACAGATCTAGCATTTATTTTTTCGAAGAGAACCAACATTTCCGAGATGAAAGGTATTTATGGATTTAAAGATGAAACCTCAATAGCGCACATCGAAAGCCCGTTAATACAGTCAGGAGATATTCTGCATGTTCAGCTGGACAAATATTCAGGTCCGATCCCGACCGTGGTGCCGGTGGGCATAGACCAGGATCCGCACATCAGATTGGCGAGAGAGTTTACAAGAAGAGTCAGTTTTTTCAGCGTTCAGCAAACAGATAACGGGCTGGGGATTTTCATAAAGCAAGATAATAACGTTGCAGAGCTTCTAAATAATGTATCAGATAACCTTAAAAAAATAGGAATTAAAGAGATTGAATTAAATGTACCATATAAGGCACTTTACATAAAAAACTTTGATTTAGAAAAGCAATCTGTAATCGAAAAAGAGCTATTAAAGATAGAAAAGCAAGAAGGTGGCTACGGTTTTTATTTGCCAGCGGCCACGTATCATAGATTGATGACTTCTCTGGACGGTACCAGAAAAATGTCTTCTTCGGTTCCAGATTCATATATATCTTTAACTGAAGAGCCGGCTGATGTAAAGAAAAAGATGATGAACGCCAAAACCGGCGGGGGCTCAACAATTGAAGAGCATCGTAAATTTGGTGGAAAGCCTGAAGAATGTTCAGTATACGAATATTATGTTTATCATCTAGTAGATGATGATAATTATTTAAAAGAGGTACATGACACATGCAAAGCAGGCACTAGACTATGCGGAAACTGTAAAAAAGAAGCTATTGAAAAAATCAATCTGTTTTTGAAAGACTTAAAGGAAAAAAGAGAGATTGCAAAAGAAGAACTTGACAAGTATGTGAGATTTAACTGA
- the ilvA gene encoding threonine ammonia-lyase — protein MDLMNMIQFEEIKKAEQALKNVVKHTPVEHSRIFSELTGNNIYLKLENLQTTGSFKLRGAYYRLKNLTPEEKKSGVVASSAGNHAQGVAYSANSLGISSTIFMPIFTPPMKVIATKSYGAEVRLVGNTYDDAYREAIAFANNENKKFIHPFNDELLIAGQGTIGIEIFEQIKDLDAVLVPIGGGGLISGIALALKSLNKNIRVIGVEAEGAQSMKISVEQNQIIPLKNLDTIADGIAVKTPGDITFELVKKYVDELVSVSDAEISRAIYMLLSRGKIIAEPAGAVTLAALLSGKINLKNKNICALISGGNINLSLLTQIIEKGLTEEKLLTRVSMIIPDQPGALKDILNFISNLKANVQSIEGDRLDRDVPVGMVKIIITLQTLGTYHITSLEKFFSENNIKYEIIS, from the coding sequence ATGGACTTGATGAACATGATCCAGTTTGAGGAGATCAAGAAAGCAGAACAAGCTTTGAAAAATGTAGTTAAGCATACTCCAGTAGAACATTCTAGAATATTCTCAGAGCTTACAGGTAATAATATTTACTTGAAATTGGAAAATTTACAGACTACCGGCTCTTTTAAACTTAGGGGTGCATATTATAGGCTTAAAAATTTAACACCAGAAGAAAAAAAGAGCGGTGTGGTTGCTTCGAGTGCGGGTAATCATGCGCAGGGAGTTGCGTATTCTGCAAATTCTTTAGGAATATCATCTACGATCTTCATGCCTATCTTCACGCCTCCCATGAAAGTGATCGCCACTAAAAGCTACGGTGCAGAAGTAAGATTGGTAGGTAACACATACGATGATGCGTACAGAGAAGCCATCGCTTTTGCCAATAATGAAAACAAGAAATTTATACACCCGTTTAATGATGAGCTTTTAATAGCCGGACAGGGAACTATAGGAATAGAGATATTTGAGCAAATAAAGGATCTTGATGCAGTATTAGTGCCCATTGGTGGTGGAGGATTGATATCTGGCATTGCATTGGCTCTTAAATCACTTAATAAAAACATCAGGGTAATAGGCGTAGAAGCAGAAGGTGCTCAATCTATGAAAATTTCGGTTGAGCAAAACCAGATTATCCCTCTAAAAAATCTGGATACTATTGCAGACGGAATTGCCGTAAAGACACCAGGAGATATCACTTTTGAGCTTGTGAAAAAATATGTGGATGAACTGGTTTCTGTTAGCGACGCAGAGATATCCAGAGCCATTTACATGCTTTTAAGCCGCGGTAAAATCATAGCAGAACCTGCAGGGGCAGTAACGTTGGCTGCGCTTTTATCAGGCAAGATCAATTTGAAAAATAAGAACATCTGCGCGCTTATTAGTGGCGGTAACATAAATTTAAGCTTGTTGACTCAGATCATAGAAAAAGGGTTGACAGAAGAGAAACTTTTAACACGGGTTTCTATGATTATACCGGACCAGCCTGGAGCTTTAAAGGATATCTTGAACTTTATCTCTAACTTAAAAGCGAATGTGCAGTCTATAGAGGGAGATAGGCTCGATAGAGACGTACCTGTAGGAATGGTAAAGATCATTATCACACTTCAAACTTTAGGCACGTACCATATTACTTCACTTGAAAAGTTTTTCAGTGAAAATAACATAAAATATGAGATCATCAGTTAA
- a CDS encoding DUF1805 domain-containing protein, producing MIIEQIKLKNKTALGIKLELEHAPLLIIKAEKGYLMCGYLNLSVSSKLGDVAARVTGVKNFEDMLNAKISEFSESAQKMGFRNGITGLDFLNGLDEHDPV from the coding sequence ATGATAATTGAACAGATCAAACTAAAAAATAAAACTGCATTAGGCATAAAACTGGAACTAGAGCATGCGCCTTTGCTGATCATTAAAGCTGAAAAAGGATATCTTATGTGCGGATATCTGAACCTAAGTGTTTCTTCAAAACTTGGCGATGTTGCTGCTAGAGTTACTGGTGTTAAAAACTTTGAAGATATGCTTAATGCAAAGATTTCTGAATTTTCTGAATCTGCACAGAAAATGGGATTTAGAAATGGGATTACTGGCTTAGATTTTTTGAATGGACTTGATGAACATGATCCAGTTTGA
- a CDS encoding ArsR family transcriptional regulator: protein MIEFTKDDEELVNFLVSAGIKKNIGKTISYLRKVQETTSVEIERATGLRQPEVSIAMQWLEKKQWIIKRDIKKEGKGRPVFGYRLSKPFKEIIEDIERDLKSKIDLVDSNIAGLKKFL, encoded by the coding sequence ATGATTGAATTCACAAAAGATGATGAAGAGCTGGTAAACTTTCTTGTGTCTGCTGGCATCAAGAAAAATATCGGTAAAACAATATCCTATTTACGAAAGGTGCAAGAAACCACGTCTGTAGAAATAGAACGTGCTACGGGGTTAAGACAGCCAGAAGTATCTATCGCCATGCAGTGGCTGGAAAAAAAGCAATGGATCATAAAGAGAGATATTAAAAAAGAAGGAAAAGGCAGGCCTGTTTTTGGGTATAGATTATCCAAGCCCTTCAAAGAGATCATTGAAGATATAGAAAGAGACCTGAAATCCAAAATAGATCTCGTAGATTCTAATATTGCAGGCCTAAAAAAATTTCTCTAA
- a CDS encoding DedA family protein yields the protein MIVSMSFSIVSWIITQIISFLEYGGYFGVFSLMTLESMLLPIPSEVILPFAGYLVYRGSMNMILAILAGTLGGLAGSLISYGIGYYGGRPFIIKFGRYILIREQELSVVENWFKKYGSLSVFLTRLVPIFRTFISIPAGIGEMNILKFTIYTALGSLIWSIVLVYLGFMLGNNWVVIFRFFGELDYVVYAVAIAIILYLGYRAYKAWKK from the coding sequence GTGATTGTTTCAATGTCTTTTTCAATTGTATCATGGATTATAACTCAAATAATCTCTTTTTTAGAATATGGTGGATATTTTGGTGTTTTTAGTTTAATGACCTTGGAGAGCATGCTTTTGCCAATTCCCTCCGAGGTAATATTGCCATTTGCAGGGTATCTAGTTTACAGAGGGTCCATGAACATGATTCTGGCGATACTGGCCGGCACGTTAGGTGGATTGGCAGGATCTCTGATCAGCTACGGAATTGGCTATTATGGTGGCAGACCGTTTATTATAAAGTTTGGAAGATATATACTGATAAGAGAGCAAGAGCTTTCAGTTGTAGAAAATTGGTTTAAAAAATATGGATCACTCTCTGTATTTTTGACGCGACTAGTACCGATATTCAGGACTTTCATCTCGATTCCGGCAGGAATTGGTGAGATGAATATCTTAAAATTTACAATTTACACAGCGTTAGGATCATTAATATGGAGCATAGTTCTTGTATATCTCGGTTTTATGCTTGGAAATAACTGGGTCGTTATTTTCAGGTTTTTCGGAGAGCTAGATTATGTAGTTTACGCAGTAGCTATAGCTATAATACTATATTTAGGGTACCGAGCCTATAAAGCTTGGAAAAAATAA
- a CDS encoding CoA-binding protein → MDFLTILKNTKTIAVIGASKDPKKPSRSVMRYLMRHGYVCYPVNPTADEIAGLKAYKSIIDIPVDIDVAEVFMPSERVNDVIDDIIKKKVKVLWLQEGIINEKAAELARKNGIEVVMDRCMMKEHAKLRKEGLIHSEILEIEKDY, encoded by the coding sequence ATGGACTTTTTAACAATATTAAAAAATACAAAGACTATAGCGGTTATAGGGGCATCCAAAGATCCAAAAAAGCCAAGCAGATCGGTCATGAGATACTTGATGAGGCATGGTTATGTCTGCTATCCTGTCAATCCTACAGCAGACGAAATTGCAGGATTAAAAGCATATAAGTCCATCATAGATATTCCTGTCGATATTGACGTGGCTGAAGTATTCATGCCTTCTGAGCGTGTCAATGATGTGATAGATGATATAATAAAAAAGAAAGTAAAAGTGTTATGGTTACAAGAGGGTATTATTAACGAAAAAGCAGCAGAATTAGCCAGAAAAAACGGCATTGAAGTGGTCATGGATCGATGCATGATGAAAGAGCATGCCAAGCTTAGGAAAGAAGGACTGATCCATTCTGAAATTTTAGAAATAGAGAAGGACTATTAA
- a CDS encoding aminopeptidase: MAQKKENLEKKLSLNRENGWNRVSEKEKKEIHEFAKEYRKFLNSVKTEREAVRYFVDTAEKAGFKNLHTVKSIVSGSKLYMSKNQKVAAFIVVGKKPILEGIRYIVSHIDSPRLDLKPNPLTEDSESSTALLKTHYYGGIKKYQWVSRPLAIHGTVVTKEGKNIDLKIGESEEDPVFVIPDIEPHLARKVQGEKKLFEGFEGEDLQILVSSVPINDEEIKAKVKTAVLNNLFEKYGIMEQDFQSADIEIVPADKARDVGLDNSMVGAYGQDDRICAYTSFQAIIDLKVPEYTSIIIVYDKEEIGSAGSSGARSNFIDYVTTTLLGKILKDYTYGDFVTMMHNSKAISADVNAALNPLYKQVQDITNAAKVGYGTIITKYTGSGGKYNSSEATAEYLAYLRNLFDSKGVIYQSGLLGKVDEGGGGTIAQDFAKYGMDVIDMGPGLLSMHSPFELVSKLDLWSTYRAFKTFLF; this comes from the coding sequence ATGGCACAAAAAAAAGAGAATTTAGAAAAGAAATTGAGTTTGAATAGAGAAAATGGTTGGAACAGAGTCTCTGAAAAAGAAAAAAAAGAGATTCACGAATTTGCAAAAGAGTATCGAAAATTTTTAAATAGTGTAAAAACAGAGCGTGAAGCGGTCAGATACTTTGTAGACACAGCAGAAAAAGCAGGCTTTAAAAACTTACACACTGTAAAATCCATTGTATCTGGCTCTAAATTATACATGTCAAAAAATCAGAAAGTGGCAGCATTTATTGTGGTTGGAAAAAAGCCAATATTAGAGGGTATCAGATACATAGTATCTCACATAGATTCACCGAGACTGGATTTAAAACCTAATCCGTTAACCGAGGATTCTGAGTCATCAACAGCGCTTTTAAAGACTCATTACTATGGAGGTATAAAAAAGTATCAGTGGGTCAGCAGGCCTCTGGCTATTCATGGAACGGTAGTTACTAAAGAAGGAAAGAATATAGACCTTAAAATCGGAGAATCTGAAGAAGATCCAGTATTTGTAATACCTGACATAGAGCCTCATTTAGCGCGAAAAGTGCAGGGTGAAAAAAAGCTATTTGAGGGATTTGAAGGTGAAGATTTACAGATATTAGTATCTAGTGTGCCGATAAATGATGAAGAGATAAAAGCAAAGGTAAAAACTGCGGTTTTAAACAATCTTTTTGAAAAATATGGTATAATGGAGCAAGATTTTCAGTCTGCGGATATTGAGATTGTGCCTGCAGATAAAGCTAGGGATGTAGGGCTGGATAATAGTATGGTTGGAGCCTATGGCCAAGATGACAGGATCTGTGCCTATACTTCATTTCAGGCCATTATAGATTTAAAGGTGCCCGAGTATACTTCTATAATAATAGTATATGATAAAGAGGAGATTGGCAGTGCTGGTAGCAGCGGTGCAAGATCCAACTTTATAGATTATGTTACCACTACATTACTCGGCAAGATATTAAAAGACTATACGTACGGTGATTTTGTGACTATGATGCACAATTCCAAAGCTATAAGTGCAGATGTTAATGCTGCCCTTAATCCATTATACAAGCAGGTGCAAGATATTACAAATGCCGCGAAAGTAGGATATGGTACTATAATAACAAAGTATACTGGCAGTGGTGGAAAGTACAATAGCAGCGAGGCTACTGCTGAATATTTAGCATATCTGCGCAACCTTTTTGATTCGAAAGGAGTAATATATCAAAGTGGGTTGCTGGGTAAAGTTGACGAAGGTGGTGGCGGTACTATTGCACAGGATTTTGCAAAATACGGAATGGATGTGATAGACATGGGCCCAGGTTTACTTTCTATGCATTCTCCTTTCGAGCTAGTAAGCAAGCTGGATCTGTGGAGCACTTATCGCGCCTTCAAAACATTTTTATTTTAA